From the Megasphaera vaginalis (ex Bordigoni et al. 2020) genome, one window contains:
- a CDS encoding S41 family peptidase: protein MKFLVKVCAWILSVFAGALLVLCLLSYEFIGTPWGMIKLLRTFQIVEMYYAGNVDKESLLTGALEGIVADLEDRHSLYLDGEVLEQFTEQTQASYAGIGVYIAASDGGKGVLVAGTVDDSPAGEAGLQRGDLIMAVDGVETTGLPLEEVSKKIRGKADSIVTLTVLRGAETREYTLTRRRIQLKTVAGEMVKDSDIGYIRIISFSENTGKEFGDTYEKLKSQGMKRIILDLRNNPGGLVDQAAAVANYIMPAGTTVVSYTKRDGAEEVTKTDGQEELLPLVVLVNENSASAAEIVSGDIQDLGLGTIVGVKTYGKGTVQGVYPVDGSDAVKLTVAKYKTAKGREIDGVGVVPDVEVKLRDGDTRDYQFDKAVELLVQ from the coding sequence ATGAAATTTCTTGTGAAAGTCTGCGCCTGGATTCTTTCCGTTTTTGCCGGCGCGCTGTTGGTGCTCTGTCTCCTGTCATATGAATTTATCGGTACGCCGTGGGGAATGATCAAGCTGCTGCGTACGTTTCAGATCGTCGAGATGTATTATGCCGGCAACGTCGATAAGGAATCACTCTTGACCGGAGCCCTGGAGGGGATTGTGGCCGATTTGGAAGATCGTCATTCCCTGTATCTGGACGGTGAAGTTCTGGAACAGTTTACGGAACAGACGCAGGCTTCGTATGCCGGCATCGGCGTGTATATCGCCGCCAGCGACGGCGGTAAAGGCGTCCTGGTCGCCGGTACCGTCGATGACAGTCCTGCAGGAGAAGCCGGTTTGCAGCGAGGCGATCTGATCATGGCCGTTGACGGCGTCGAGACGACGGGACTGCCGTTGGAAGAGGTATCCAAAAAAATTCGCGGCAAGGCGGACAGCATCGTGACGTTAACCGTTTTGCGCGGCGCCGAAACACGGGAGTATACGTTGACGCGGCGCCGGATACAATTGAAAACGGTGGCCGGCGAAATGGTGAAGGACAGCGATATCGGTTATATACGGATCATTTCTTTCAGCGAAAATACGGGAAAAGAATTCGGCGATACTTATGAAAAACTGAAGTCCCAGGGGATGAAACGCATTATCCTCGATCTGCGCAACAATCCCGGCGGACTGGTCGATCAGGCAGCGGCTGTTGCCAACTATATCATGCCTGCCGGGACGACGGTCGTTTCGTATACGAAACGTGACGGCGCCGAAGAGGTGACGAAGACGGACGGACAGGAAGAACTCCTGCCTCTCGTCGTACTGGTCAACGAGAATTCGGCCAGCGCCGCCGAAATTGTTTCCGGCGATATACAGGATTTGGGTCTCGGTACGATTGTCGGCGTGAAGACGTACGGCAAAGGCACGGTGCAGGGGGTTTACCCCGTTGACGGCAGTGATGCCGTGAAGCTTACCGTAGCCAAGTACAAAACGGCCAAGGGCAGAGAAATCGACGGCGTCGGCGTCGTGCCCGACGTGGAAGTAAAATTGCGCGACGGCGACACGCGCGATTATCAGTTTGATAAAGCGGTGGAATTATTGGTACAATAG
- the ftsE gene encoding cell division ATP-binding protein FtsE, translating into MIYFNDVSKIYDNGSVALSHVSTHIEKGEFVFVVGASGAGKSTFIKLLSHEELPTEGSVIVDGTTVNKLKKSRVPYLRRRLGIVFQDFRLLPNKTAAENVAFAMEVIETPRKIIKERVRNVLDLVGLAGKADELPNNLSGGEQQRIAIARAIVNRPLLLIADEPTGNLDPDTSKDIMDIFRKINHMGTTVVMVTHDKQMVDMMNKRVLEIVDGSLVRDEQRGGYGDED; encoded by the coding sequence ATGATTTATTTTAATGATGTATCGAAAATCTATGACAACGGTTCCGTGGCGCTCAGCCATGTATCGACGCATATCGAAAAAGGGGAATTCGTTTTTGTCGTCGGCGCCAGCGGCGCCGGTAAATCGACCTTTATCAAGCTGCTGTCGCACGAAGAGCTGCCGACGGAAGGTTCTGTCATCGTTGACGGTACGACGGTCAATAAACTGAAAAAAAGCCGCGTGCCCTATTTGCGGCGGCGGCTGGGCATCGTCTTTCAAGATTTCCGACTTCTGCCGAATAAGACGGCGGCGGAAAATGTCGCCTTTGCCATGGAGGTCATCGAAACGCCGCGGAAGATCATTAAAGAACGTGTACGCAACGTCCTCGATCTGGTCGGTCTTGCCGGCAAAGCTGACGAACTGCCGAATAATCTCAGCGGCGGCGAACAACAGCGCATTGCCATCGCCCGGGCTATCGTCAACAGGCCGCTGTTGCTGATTGCCGACGAACCGACAGGAAATCTGGACCCCGATACATCAAAGGATATTATGGATATTTTCAGAAAAATCAATCACATGGGCACGACTGTCGTCATGGTCACCCATGATAAGCAAATGGTTGACATGATGAATAAACGCGTCCTGGAAATCGTTGACGGTTCCCTTGTTCGCGACGAACAGCGAGGGGGGTACGGCGATGAAGATTAG
- a CDS encoding murein hydrolase activator EnvC family protein, whose product MMNYTDKSKKFLALFAAAVLLSPTVLSLAEDEDLQNQLSDVQSQMAVQQQKKSDAEGVITDVFERLRVIQERLDAAVSAYKSITAELTATEKKIGDAEREMAQAEERLKTRENVLSRRMRDIYMHGQLNYLDVVIGAKDFNDFANRVELLRRVISSDMSLISSIKEERSRIAAAKAVLEEERAHQQQLQADAAAKQAEIEKTKAEQQALLEKAQSDKATAEAALAELEATSQSIGAMLRQRQADRAAAASAGGTADSFQAVSGSGVFIWPVNGPITSPFGYRNHPIFGRAIFHSGIDIGVDEGTPVHAADAGVVVEADWLGGYGNAVIIDHGNGLSTVYGHNSSLAVSAGQSVAKGEVIAYAGSTGNSTGPHVHFEVRSGGEPVDPMGYL is encoded by the coding sequence ATGATGAACTATACAGATAAATCGAAAAAATTTCTTGCCCTTTTTGCCGCCGCCGTCTTGTTGAGTCCTACGGTGTTGTCATTGGCTGAAGATGAGGATCTTCAAAATCAACTTTCCGATGTTCAGAGCCAGATGGCGGTACAGCAGCAGAAGAAGAGCGACGCCGAAGGTGTCATTACGGACGTTTTTGAACGACTGCGCGTCATTCAGGAGCGTCTGGATGCCGCCGTCAGCGCGTATAAGTCTATTACGGCGGAACTGACGGCGACAGAAAAAAAGATCGGCGACGCCGAACGGGAAATGGCTCAGGCGGAAGAGCGGTTGAAGACGCGGGAGAACGTTTTGAGCCGCCGGATGCGCGACATTTATATGCACGGCCAGCTCAACTATCTTGATGTCGTTATCGGCGCGAAAGATTTCAATGATTTTGCTAATCGGGTGGAATTATTGCGCCGTGTTATTTCTTCCGACATGTCGCTGATCTCTTCAATCAAGGAAGAACGGAGCCGTATTGCCGCAGCCAAAGCCGTTCTGGAAGAGGAACGGGCGCATCAGCAGCAGTTGCAGGCCGATGCGGCAGCCAAACAGGCTGAAATTGAAAAGACGAAAGCCGAACAGCAGGCGTTGCTGGAAAAAGCGCAATCCGACAAAGCGACGGCAGAAGCGGCGCTGGCCGAATTGGAAGCCACTTCGCAGTCTATCGGCGCGATGCTGCGCCAGCGTCAGGCCGATCGGGCCGCAGCAGCGTCTGCCGGCGGTACTGCCGATTCCTTCCAGGCTGTCAGCGGTTCCGGCGTCTTTATCTGGCCGGTGAACGGGCCGATCACATCGCCCTTCGGTTATCGTAACCACCCGATCTTCGGGCGTGCTATTTTCCATTCCGGCATCGATATCGGCGTCGATGAAGGGACGCCCGTTCATGCGGCTGACGCCGGCGTCGTCGTCGAAGCCGATTGGCTCGGCGGTTACGGTAATGCCGTCATTATCGACCATGGAAACGGGTTATCGACCGTTTACGGTCATAACTCGTCCTTAGCCGTCTCGGCGGGACAGTCCGTTGCCAAGGGAGAGGTCATTGCCTATGCCGGTTCGACGGGAAATTCCACAGGCCCTCACGTTCATTTTGAAGTGCGTTCCGGCGGAGAGCCCGTTGATCCGATGGGATATTTATAA
- the ftsX gene encoding permease-like cell division protein FtsX, whose translation MKIRTMRYYISEALTSFWRNSFMSVASIATVALALFILGLFSLMAANLDYFAENLESQVQISVYLKDGLTTDQVMAVGKELKQLSDVKEITFTNKDQAMERLKERMKDQPGILDALDGKNPLPTSYEITFSNPDAVKKAAEKAAAIPGVESTHYAQEIIEQLFQITTVIRWGGIALIVFLACATLFIISNTIRLTVFARRREIAIMKYVGATNWFIRWPFLLEGLLLGFIGGLIADMALFQFYRFVLTEVHVSLAFLPLVSMYPFIYQLGGSLLLISMIIGAIGSTISLKRYMKV comes from the coding sequence ATGAAGATTAGAACGATGCGATATTATATTTCCGAGGCGCTGACCTCTTTTTGGCGCAACAGCTTCATGTCTGTCGCCTCCATTGCCACCGTTGCGCTGGCCCTCTTTATTCTGGGGCTTTTTTCCCTGATGGCGGCCAACCTCGATTACTTTGCGGAAAATCTGGAAAGTCAGGTGCAGATCAGCGTTTACCTGAAGGACGGCTTGACGACGGATCAGGTCATGGCTGTCGGCAAGGAGCTGAAGCAATTATCCGATGTCAAGGAAATTACGTTTACCAATAAAGATCAGGCCATGGAGCGGTTAAAAGAACGCATGAAAGATCAGCCGGGCATCTTGGACGCACTGGACGGCAAAAATCCGCTGCCCACGTCATATGAGATTACCTTTTCCAATCCCGATGCGGTAAAGAAGGCGGCCGAGAAAGCCGCGGCTATTCCCGGCGTCGAAAGCACGCATTACGCGCAGGAAATCATTGAACAGCTCTTCCAGATCACGACCGTTATTCGCTGGGGCGGCATTGCGCTGATCGTTTTTCTGGCCTGCGCCACGCTTTTTATCATTTCCAATACGATTCGTCTTACCGTTTTCGCGCGACGCCGCGAAATCGCTATCATGAAATACGTCGGCGCGACAAACTGGTTTATTCGCTGGCCCTTTTTGCTTGAAGGCTTGTTGTTAGGGTTTATCGGCGGTTTGATCGCCGATATGGCGCTGTTTCAATTCTATCGTTTCGTCCTTACGGAAGTACACGTCTCTCTGGCGTTCTTGCCGCTGGTCAGCATGTACCCCTTTATTTATCAGCTTGGCGGCTCGCTCTTGCTCATCAGCATGATCATCGGCGCCATAGGCAGTACAATTTCATTAAAACGGTATATGAAGGTGTAG